A region from the uncultured Bacteroides sp. genome encodes:
- the cmk gene encoding (d)CMP kinase yields the protein MKKITIAIDGYSSCGKSTMAKDLAKEIGYIYIDSGAMYRAVTLYSIENGIFNNEEINESELKRRLDDIDISFRINQETKHPDTYLNNINVENKIRSMAVSSKVSPISALEFVRKTMVKQQQAMGNAKGIVMDGRDIGTTVFPNAELKIFVTASPEIRAQRRYDELKAKGQEASFEEILKNVKERDFMDQNRKVSPLRKAKDAILLDNSNMTIDEQRAWLLKQFNKIAGL from the coding sequence ATGAAAAAGATAACAATAGCAATAGATGGATATTCTTCTTGCGGCAAAAGTACAATGGCTAAAGATTTAGCTAAAGAAATAGGCTACATATATATAGATAGCGGTGCAATGTATCGCGCCGTGACATTATATAGCATCGAAAATGGTATTTTCAATAACGAAGAAATAAATGAATCAGAGCTTAAACGTCGCCTCGATGACATTGACATTTCCTTCCGCATTAACCAAGAAACCAAACATCCTGACACGTACTTAAATAATATAAACGTAGAAAACAAAATTCGTTCAATGGCTGTTTCTTCTAAAGTAAGCCCTATTAGTGCATTGGAATTTGTACGAAAAACAATGGTAAAGCAGCAACAAGCAATGGGAAATGCCAAAGGAATCGTTATGGACGGGCGCGATATCGGAACAACCGTTTTCCCTAACGCAGAATTAAAAATCTTTGTTACTGCTTCTCCTGAGATTCGTGCACAACGAAGATATGACGAACTTAAAGCTAAAGGGCAGGAAGCCAGCTTTGAAGAAATTCTTAAAAATGTAAAAGAGAGAGACTTTATGGACCAAAATCGTAAAGTAAGTCCTTTACGCAAAGCGAAAGATGCTATTCTTCTCGATAATAGCAACATGACTATCGACGAGCAGAGAGCATGGCTTCTGAAGCAATTTAACAAAATCGCAGGGTTATAG
- a CDS encoding 4-hydroxy-3-methylbut-2-enyl diphosphate reductase, with protein MIKVEIDEGSGFCFGVVNAIKKTEEELSNGKTLYCLGDIVHNGREVERLETKGLIAIDHEDFKKLHDVKVLLRAHGEPPETYEIARKNNIELIDATCPVVLRLQKRIKQEHTQENNAEEETEEKQIVIYGKNGHAEVLGLVGQTSGEAIVIEHFEEAEKLDFSKSIRLYSQTTKSLDEFKKIVEYIKDHISPEATFEYYDTICRQVANRMPNIRNFAASHDLIFFVSGKKSSNGKVLFNECKKINPNAYLIESTEGIDVSLFKSAKSIGICGATSTPKWQMEEISLYIKSKIKEIEN; from the coding sequence ATGATAAAAGTAGAAATAGACGAAGGCTCCGGCTTCTGCTTTGGAGTTGTAAATGCCATAAAAAAGACTGAAGAAGAACTCTCTAACGGGAAAACGCTTTATTGCCTCGGAGATATTGTTCATAATGGACGAGAGGTCGAACGTTTAGAAACTAAAGGCCTTATTGCCATTGACCATGAAGATTTCAAGAAGCTTCATGATGTAAAAGTTCTATTGCGTGCCCACGGAGAACCACCGGAAACCTATGAAATTGCACGCAAAAACAATATAGAACTTATCGATGCGACTTGTCCTGTTGTGTTGCGTTTGCAGAAACGAATAAAACAAGAACACACACAAGAAAACAATGCTGAAGAAGAAACCGAAGAAAAGCAAATTGTTATTTACGGCAAAAACGGACATGCAGAAGTATTAGGTCTTGTTGGTCAAACCTCAGGCGAAGCTATTGTCATAGAGCATTTTGAAGAAGCCGAGAAATTAGATTTCAGTAAAAGCATCCGGCTATACTCGCAAACCACCAAGTCGCTCGACGAATTTAAAAAAATAGTAGAATACATTAAAGATCATATTTCTCCCGAAGCGACTTTTGAATATTACGATACGATTTGCCGCCAAGTAGCAAACAGGATGCCCAACATCCGTAATTTTGCGGCTTCTCATGACTTAATATTTTTTGTTAGCGGAAAGAAAAGTTCCAATGGAAAAGTTTTGTTTAATGAATGCAAAAAAATAAATCCAAACGCTTATCTCATAGAAAGCACCGAAGGAATCGATGTATCACTCTTCAAGAGTGCAAAATCCATAGGCATTTGTGGTGCAACCTCCACTCCTAAATGGCAAATGGAAGAAATCAGTCTCTATATAAAATCAAAGATTAAGGAAATAGAAAATTAA
- the pfkA gene encoding 6-phosphofructokinase: MGTVKCIGILTSGGDAPGMNAAIRAVTRAAIYNGLQVKGIYRGYRGLITGEIAEFKSQNVSNIIQLGGTILKTARCKEFTTPEGRQTAYETMQRENIDALVIIGGDGSLTGARIFAQEFNVPCIGLPGTIDNDLYGTDTTIGYDTALNTILEAVDKIRDTATSHERLFFVEVMGRDAGFLALNGAIASGAEAAIIPEFSTEVDQLEEFIKSGFRKSKNSSIVIVAESELTGGAMHYAERVKNEYPGYDVRVTILGHLQRGGSPTAHDRILASRLGAAAIDAIMEDQRNVMIGIENDEIVYVPFTKAIKNDKPIKKELVNVLRELSI; this comes from the coding sequence ATGGGAACTGTTAAGTGTATTGGTATTTTAACTTCTGGAGGGGATGCTCCAGGTATGAACGCGGCAATTCGCGCAGTAACACGCGCCGCAATATACAATGGATTGCAAGTAAAAGGAATTTATAGGGGGTATAGAGGTCTTATCACGGGTGAAATCGCCGAATTCAAAAGTCAGAATGTAAGTAACATTATACAACTAGGCGGCACTATTTTAAAGACTGCCCGCTGTAAAGAGTTCACCACTCCCGAGGGGCGACAGACAGCTTATGAAACCATGCAAAGAGAAAACATAGACGCACTGGTCATAATTGGAGGAGATGGTTCACTGACAGGTGCGCGCATCTTTGCTCAGGAATTTAATGTGCCCTGTATTGGTTTGCCTGGAACAATAGATAACGATCTTTACGGAACAGACACAACGATAGGATACGATACTGCTTTAAACACTATTTTGGAAGCAGTAGATAAAATACGCGATACAGCAACATCACATGAACGTCTTTTCTTTGTAGAGGTAATGGGAAGAGATGCCGGTTTTTTGGCACTAAACGGAGCAATTGCTTCAGGTGCAGAAGCAGCAATTATACCTGAGTTCAGTACCGAAGTAGACCAATTGGAAGAGTTCATCAAAAGTGGATTCCGTAAATCTAAAAACAGTAGCATTGTTATAGTCGCTGAAAGCGAACTGACGGGAGGTGCCATGCATTATGCCGAACGCGTAAAGAATGAATATCCCGGATATGATGTTCGAGTAACGATACTTGGACATTTGCAACGTGGAGGAAGCCCAACAGCTCATGATCGCATCTTGGCGAGCAGACTTGGAGCAGCCGCCATTGATGCCATTATGGAAGATCAACGCAACGTAATGATTGGCATTGAAAATGATGAAATAGTATATGTACCGTTCACCAAGGCCATAAAGAATGACAAACCTATTAAGAAAGAATTAGTTAATGTATTAAGGGAATTATCTATCTGA
- a CDS encoding polyprenyl synthetase family protein has product MFAASELLDIVNTHLSKMDFDRSPRGLYEPIKYVLSIGGKRIRPVLMMMAYNLYKNNISEILSCAAGIEMYHNYTLLHDDLMDKADTRRGKKTVHKIWNDNVAILSGDAMLLLAYRHISDCPSEKQKEILDLFGFTALEICEGQQLDMEFELRDDVSEVEYLEMIRLKTAVLLAASLKIGALLGGASEKDADLLYDVGMNLGVAFQLKDDLLDIYGNPVIFGKKIGGDILCNKKTYILIKALKLANANQSFELMEWINAVSYDPEEKIANMTRIYTELGLKTICERKMEIYYQQASDSLARVQVAEDSKKMLMAMIDNLMFREM; this is encoded by the coding sequence ATGTTCGCAGCTTCTGAATTACTTGATATTGTAAATACCCATCTGTCTAAAATGGACTTTGATCGATCTCCTCGTGGATTGTATGAGCCTATAAAATATGTATTGTCTATAGGAGGGAAGCGTATCCGGCCGGTTCTTATGATGATGGCATATAATTTGTATAAAAATAATATTTCGGAGATACTTTCATGTGCAGCTGGAATTGAGATGTATCATAATTACACACTTTTGCACGATGATTTGATGGATAAGGCGGACACGCGAAGAGGGAAAAAAACTGTTCATAAGATTTGGAATGACAATGTGGCAATATTATCGGGTGATGCGATGTTGCTACTTGCATATCGACATATATCTGATTGCCCTTCTGAAAAACAGAAAGAAATTCTGGATTTATTTGGCTTTACAGCATTAGAAATATGCGAAGGTCAGCAATTGGATATGGAATTTGAACTGCGCGACGATGTTTCGGAAGTAGAATATCTGGAAATGATTCGGTTGAAAACGGCCGTATTGCTTGCTGCAAGTTTAAAGATAGGTGCTCTTTTGGGTGGAGCATCTGAAAAAGATGCAGATCTGCTATATGATGTAGGAATGAATCTTGGAGTGGCTTTTCAGTTAAAAGATGATCTTCTGGATATATATGGTAATCCTGTTATTTTCGGAAAAAAAATCGGGGGTGATATATTGTGTAATAAGAAGACTTATATTTTAATAAAGGCGCTGAAATTGGCTAATGCGAATCAGTCTTTTGAATTAATGGAGTGGATAAATGCTGTTTCTTATGATCCGGAAGAAAAAATTGCCAATATGACTAGGATCTATACAGAATTAGGCTTGAAAACGATTTGTGAGAGAAAGATGGAAATATATTATCAACAGGCTTCGGATAGTTTAGCCCGTGTGCAGGTTGCGGAGGACTCTAAAAAAATGTTGATGGCGATGATTGACAATTTGATGTTTCGAGAAATGTAA
- a CDS encoding energy transducer TonB, producing MEIKKSPKADLESKKSTWLLIGYVVVLVFMFVAFEWTKRDIKIDTSKALTDVVFEEEIIPITEQEQKVAPPPDAPAVAEVLNIVDDKADIQETAVASTEETGAKVEVKYVPMAVKEEEPEEQTIFQVVEVMPEFPGGQAALMQFLAKNIKYPTIAQENGTQGRVIVQFVVNRDGSVVDPVVVRSVDPYLDKEALRVIGTMPKWKPGQQRGKAVRVKYTVPVMFRLQ from the coding sequence ATGGAAATTAAAAAATCACCAAAAGCAGATCTGGAGAGTAAAAAATCGACCTGGTTGCTTATCGGTTACGTGGTGGTGTTGGTTTTCATGTTCGTTGCGTTCGAATGGACAAAGCGTGACATAAAGATTGATACTAGCAAGGCTCTTACCGATGTCGTTTTTGAAGAGGAAATTATTCCTATAACGGAACAAGAACAAAAGGTTGCTCCTCCTCCTGATGCTCCTGCTGTGGCCGAAGTTCTGAATATTGTTGATGACAAGGCTGATATTCAGGAAACAGCTGTTGCTTCAACTGAAGAAACGGGTGCTAAGGTTGAAGTTAAGTACGTACCTATGGCAGTGAAAGAAGAAGAACCTGAAGAGCAGACTATCTTCCAAGTTGTAGAAGTAATGCCCGAATTTCCTGGTGGACAAGCTGCTTTGATGCAATTTCTTGCGAAAAACATCAAATATCCAACTATTGCTCAGGAAAATGGTACTCAAGGCCGTGTTATTGTACAGTTTGTGGTAAACAGAGACGGTTCTGTTGTTGATCCTGTAGTTGTTCGTAGTGTTGATCCTTATTTGGACAAGGAAGCTCTTCGTGTTATTGGGACCATGCCTAAATGGAAGCCTGGACAACAGAGAGGCAAGGCAGTACGTGTGAAATATACGGTGCCTGTGATGTTTAGATTACAATAA